acatattaatGGTCAATTGGAGTCATTAAGGAAAAGAAatatagatgaaagtaatgagaaggtacaAAGATATAAAAACTCATTAGAATATAATAATAAGCAATTAGAAACTTTCAATGATAATGCAGAAGGTGATATTAAAAAAGTTCatgatcatgatcatttaactggtttaTTCAGAGGTGCTGCGCATAGTTACTGTAACCTACGATATCAGTTACCAAGATTTGTCCCCATTTATCTCCACAATCTCTCAGGATatgattcacatttatttgtaaaagaacttggatATGATGAGAAACCTATAGATctgattccaaataatgaagaaaaattcaTAAGCTTTggcaaatgtactgaaaatatAAAGATGAAGTTCTTAGATTCATTCagattcatggcttcttctttagaTAAACTCTCATCTAATTTGAAGAAAGATCAAATGGAAAATACCAAAAAGTTCTTTCCAGAAGGTAAAGTGGATCTGGTTATCagaaaaggtgtttatccataCGATTACATGGACAGCTGGAAAAGATATGAAGAAACACAACTACCATCAAAAACTGAATTCTATAGTAAACTGAGTGattgtgacataagtgatgaagattatgaacatgcGAAATTAGTATGGGAAAAGTTTAATATCAAAAATCTTGGAGAATACCACGACTTATATCTAAAAACTGATGTTCTATTactagctgatgtatttgaaaactttagagaaacatgCATGAAAGCATATAGTTTGGATCCAGCATGGTACTACACAGCACCAGGATTAAGTTGGGATGCAATgctgaaaatgactaaacaaccacttgatttattacatgattatgatatgatattgatgattgagaaaggaattagaggtggaatatcacaatgctgtaagagatatgtaaaagcaaataacaaatacataaaagattttgataaagaaaaggactcaaattatttaatgtatcttgATGCTAATAATCTATATGGATgggcaatgtcacaatatttaccttATGGTGAATTTGAATGGTTGAATTATCCTCATTTTTATGTAAACCATTGGAGaaaaaacattatgaaaatggaagataatTCTGGATGTGGATATATTCTTGAAGTGGATttagaatatacagaagaattgcatGATGAACATAAAGATCTTCCACTTGctccagaaaataaaattattccaggaacaaaagagtcaaaactaataacattacaaaacaaaatgaaatatgtgatacattacagaaatttaaaacagtatttaaaacTGGGAATAAAAATGACAAAGATTCATAGAATTCTCAAATTTAAACAGTCAGATTGGTTAAAGAAATACATAGATTTGAATACTCAAATGAGAACTAAGGcaacaaatgattttgaaaaagatttctataaactGATGAATAACTCAGTGTTTGGGAAAACGATGGAGAATATAAGGAACAGAGTGGATATAAAGTTAGTATCTGATGCTgaagtatgtgatatattaatagcTAAACCGAATTTCAAGTCTAGAacaatattcaatgaaaaattggttGCAATACACATGCAGAAGATAAAAATACAGTTCAATAAGCCAATATATGTGGGTATGAGTATTTTAGACTTATCaaaagaactgatgtatgatttccattacaatattatgaaaccgAAGTATGGGGATAATATTGAACTGTGTTATCAGGATACTGACTCATTCATATATAACATAAAAACTGAAGATTTCTACAAAGATATGAAAGATATGGTTGAACTatttgatacaagtgactatccaaAAGATAACCAGTATAGCATACCACAAGTGAATAAGAAAGTTTTGGGTAAGATGAAAGATGAATGTAGTGGAAAAATTATGACAGAATTTGTAGGGttaagagctaaaatgtatgcctaCAAAGTGGATGAGAAAGAGAATAAAAAGTCAAAAGGTGTGAAAAAATGTatagtaaaaaataaagtaacgttaGACGATTATAAAGATTGCCTCTTCAATAATAAGGAGCAgtatagatcaatgaatttaattagaagtgagaaacatgaaatatatactgtGGAAGTGAATAAAAAGGCTCTAAGCCCACATGATAATAAGAgaattgttttagaaaataaaatagatacattaccatatggtcattataGTAAATCAACAACATAAATGACATTAGTTGAAATTCTCTAATTGATTAAGTGATTCTTTCAAATTGCTTATGATATCCAACATCTTGGAAGTAGATTTTGAACAATCTATTCCAAATAATGAAAGATCAAATTTACCTGCTCTAACAACAGAATTTGTAAATTCACTATACTCATAGAATGTTTTATCTTTAATAAAGTATAATAATCCATTTGTATATCTGAAACTAGATTCTATACCTGGAGGTATTTCTGAAAATTCTTTTGTAATACGTCCATATTTTTTACTTATtcccttacattcatcaatttctacataataaacatcatcaaaaaatataaaGCTTTTACCAGAATATGTGTTCACAGCTGAATGTAGAATTACATTTTTTCGTAATGAAAGAGATGTTAAAGATGTTGGATAACCAAATTTTAACCTAAAAGAGAGTATTTCCATTATACACAGTTTGTTGTCaatgaataaaataacatctcCAGATGGTCTTTGATATGCAGCAGTTATATTGTTAAATCCTTTTGGAAGAAATGTTAACCAATCACTTATAAGTTGTGGTTTAGTGCGAACATCTAAATTATCCAAATccattatccaaacccatttctcatAGTAAATATATAGGACCTGATCGACAATcagaaagtttttaattttattattcagcTTACATAATTCTGGAGGATCTAAATCTTTTTCTTCATCATCAGTCTCCTCATCTTCCTCATCATTATCATCTCCTACAACTGGTTTCCCATATAAGCTTTGTACTACAAGAATATCATCTTTACTTAATTCAATATTGGAACTGTTATATAATGGATACATGATTGAGGTATTTTCTGCTGAATGAGGAATTCCTAATGTATGACCAATTTCATGAACTAAAACTGCATAAAAGTTTATCTTCTCTTGGAGTATTTGTATCAATCTCAAAGTACCAATCTTCATCTTGATCCATATGGATTTCTACAACATCATTATTAGAATTTGGATAGTTTGCATGAGCTAGTACACCCGATTTACCATCAAATGGCTTTGGACAATAGTGTTGTCCACTTGATTCTTTTCTGTGCAAACGTCTCTTATTTGAAATGATGATGTCACAATTTGAACTATCTTCTTCAAAAATTAGATCTGTATGCTCTTTCCAAGTATTAAAAGCAATTTCACTCAGTTCTTTCATTCTTTTCGATGAATCTGCATAATACCATTTAacagttttcttattccatttagcaATATGTGAGGTAAAAGATACTGCATGATCTTCTACACCACATCGAGGTTTGTTTATCAGATCTAAAGTTTCTTGATCTATTTCACCAGTAGGTTTCAAATTAAACTTCTTTTGGAATAAAATTAAGGCATTTTTGATATCTGAAATTTCACCAATATTTGTTGACTCTGCTTCGAGATatccaaattcctgtaaatactttataatgttttctttttcattactaTCTTCTCCTGTAGCTATCTTCACTAACAACAaggttacaattaatattttcatttatataggttaaaattattgaatgaataagaaaataaaaaaatctctacttccacattatttattgtctttagtgtactaataGCCAATGTCTACACTTAAAATAAAGAAGAAAGataaaagaattacaggataacATTACTCTTATTAACCCAGCTATTGTGAGAATTATCGAAGCCTAACCACTTAACATATACCTTATCACctttcttcttcaatattttttcaacaagatatacatCTGGGTAATTTGTCTTCTGTAATTCATATTCATAGAAAGAACCTtttatctcctcaccactactgtcttttaatttatatgtaactggATTGGATAACACAACATCTGTTGTttcaaatatctctgttgaccagttagcAGTATAtcccttttcaaatattcctttcagtTTACTAATTCTCACTTTATCTCCAACATTATACTTATTTTTCTCAGGGACTATAACAACACTCTCTGGTTTGTAATTCTTATCAACatcttttggtttcatttttaatgTTCTATGCTTCGTGTTGTTGTATTCATCAACCAATTTGGAGACTAAATCAATCCACTTATAATTACCTTGAAGAGCAAATctcttccacattttctcttttagtgttctattaaatcgttctacaactgatgctttCATCTCTGTAAAAGTAGAATAATGATTGATATCATACTGCTTCATGAATTTTTCAACATCTTTATTATAGatttctttaccattatctgtttgtagatGTTTAGGATACCTTTCATTGAATATTCTTTGAAAAGCATCAGCtacatttttacctgttttatctttaactggaatagcccatgcatactTTGAGAAAACATaaattactgttaataaatatttatagcctctatttatttttgaaattcctttcagttttccagaatccatttctactaagtctgcttgccataaatcatcaatACCGAGTGAAATAACCTCTCTTCTGGGAAAATTTTTCCTCATTGGTTTAtgcaattcatttataatttcttcacgaatattcaCACTTCCAGAACCAACTTTACTTTGATctagacaaaattttttttaatgaacttaCTTTTTTTGCTTTGACATACTGTGCAAATACGTTCAATCCTGTGTCTTCCACTTTTAGTTGTTACTGTTTGAGGATGATGTGTCTCTGTATACTTCTTACACTTTAAACACCAaatgtgatcattcatttatatagaagaaaaaataCTAACCTCCCAAGCTATCTTCTTGAATACAGTGTTCTACTTTTCCAAATATGTATAACTTTACTCGAATAGCAACTATTGCATCTGTGATATTTACACACATAACATCATCAGTACAAGTAGTAATAGATACATTATCTATGTTTCTAGAGTCAACTGATTTGCTTAAATGTCCTTCATGATAAAACTTAAAATTCAAATCTATTTTTATTAATTCACCAATACTGCTATAAGCTCTtacaataattttcataattttaatgtcATAATCAAACACATGATTCATTATATCACCTTTCTTTCTAAAAGTGAATTCAATAAACTGTTtgtcaatgattttattatctaaTTTCTCAATCTGAGTAATGTATGGTTGTATATCTGTTTTTGTAAAGGAATCTGAAAAAGCTTTCTCAATCTCTTTTTTACTGTAGTAGTTACTGAACTGTGTTAGAGTACTTGAGTATTCAGCTTTACTAACAACATCcaataatttgttttcaagataCTGTTTTGTAACTGCATCATAACCACTTATTGGATCAGCTATATTAACTATTCTTCTTCCCAGAAAATTGATataactctttcatttcttaagaaGATCTGTAAAATACTTTTGAAACTTGAGAAAATTCTTTTCCACATCTCTGAGCTTGTCTAAATCAGGTAACATTATATCACTTGTCTCagctatcttatttccaaaaatgtccatttaatatatttaaaatttcatcaaacTTATAACCATCGGAAAACAGTTTTAAAACGAATAAACATAAATGTCCACAAATATAATCATCGAATTTTTGAATCCTTTCTACATTATAATACAACTCATCTGAtcctaaatatttaaccaattctgttggaatatttcctccaaatgaatcaaacacatacttctt
This Schistocerca nitens isolate TAMUIC-IGC-003100 chromosome 1, iqSchNite1.1, whole genome shotgun sequence DNA region includes the following protein-coding sequences:
- the LOC126230596 gene encoding collagenase 3-like, which encodes MKIGTLRLIQILQEKINFYAVLVHEIGHTLGIPHSAENTSIMYPLYNSSNIELSKDDILVVQSLYGKPVVGDDNDEEDEETDDEEKDLDPPELCKLNNKIKNFLIVDQVLYIYYEKWVWIMDLDNLDVRTKPQLISDWLTFLPKGFNNITAAYQRPSGDVILFIDNKLCIMEILSFRLKFGYPTSLTSLSLRKNVILHSAVNTYSGKSFIFFDDVYYVEIDECKGISKKYGRITKEFSEIPPGIESSFRYTNGLLYFIKDKTFYEYSEFTNSVVRAGKFDLSLFGIDCSKSTSKMLDIISNLKESLNQLENFN